The window atccatctttccctctctctctctctctctctctctctctctctctctctctgatttacAAAACCATAGAAAACAGAGATCTTCCTCATCTACAGAGAAATCAGGTAATCTTCGTTTCTTATATTCAATTCATTGCGATTCATTCGAATTAGAAGAACGCGTCCCGTTCCGATCTCCATTTCCGTTTCGATTTTCTCTTTCCCTTGATTGGGACCGTCTCGATTCGCAGATGATTTTCTGAATCCCCCGTCGCTGGATCCGTTCTCATGATTTCGGCGGTTTCGTATTGGATTTTCTGTTGAATTCCGTTCGGtggtttttttgtgtgtgtgtgtgtgtgtgtgtgtgtgtgttgtttcGTAATTGGAACGTGGTGGATGATTCTCATATGGGGAACGGTGGCGGCATTTGAATTATGATTGGATGAGAAATCGAaaatttttctttcttgcatttcGTTACGATTGGATCATGACATTGTTTTCCAACCAGCGATGTTAGCATGGGATattcttttccctttttcttcatgATTTTAAATTCTGTTTTACGATGGAGGGTGATTACATTCAATGGCATTGGTTTATTGATGAGATTTAACTGAACTGTTACAGTTGGTAGAACGCGAATCCCCCATGTCATTTccttggttttttctttttttttaaaacataaatctcaCATGTAGATGTGCATATTAGTTCTAATGGTATGTTATTATGTAGTATAATGTGAAATTTTGTTCGTTAAAGAGGAAGAtattgaaatgcattggaatttgGATGTGGTAAACCATACATATGTTAATGCAATAGAAGAAAGTATATAAATAGTGCTTACTTATGACGGAAAAggatggttttttattttttattttccgtaGAACTTTGGCTAATGAGACTCAGATGAATGAGATGGTGAAGGTGCCTGGCTACACACATGCCCATATAGTACATGCGTGAgatatccaggccattcatctgaTGGGGCATTGTGAACCTGAAATGGCCCAATAGTTGGGCCAGTTAATTCACTATGTGGGCTGCAATTGTAGGAGAGGAATGGACgattacaaaagaaaaaagaaaaaagaaaaaaaattctcacCCACCACATTTAATGCACGCTTGtgatccacctgatgagtgaacctGCCTGGTTTTTGGTCTGGGGCATGTTCATGGTAGGCTCCACCTGATTAAATGTGTAATCTCTCAAACATGTGCTTCTATCTCTCACACACGTGCAGGGAGGCCCCTTCTCATCCTTTTCATGAGAGTCACATTCTCATCCACCTTGCTGGACACATTTAATGGTTTAGAAAACAGAGGCTCCTTGTGAAAACTTTTTGTGTGACCATATTTGCTTAGTTGATCCAAGGTTTCTCTATAGAAATAGTACCATGTAAGGTTACACTTATATTGAATGGTTGGAATAATTATACTTGTTAGTGAtggtgatgaagaagaagaagaagatttaggaAGGTTTCTCTTTCGATGCCTGACTCAGTTTTACCTTGTGTTTTACACCTGTTACCATGTTGTTTACTATGATTTCCTTTCAGGCCAAGGACAAAGGCAAATTGTATTTTAATTCTTTTTAATCATAATGAAGAAGCACATGGATTAATCAATTCACTTGTTAGTTTGCTAGTGTATACCTCATCTGCCAAAGCTAGTTAGAATATTTGTAGAAGTACTGATATTCTAAATACGTAATGATACCTATTCTGTCATTTAACACCACTTGGCTATGGTTATACAGGTTTTGCCTGAAATTTGTCTAACAAGTTAGATAAACTATAAAGAACGATAGAATGAGGCGGTGGCTCTGTTGTATTCGTCAACCTGAAAACTCTTACATACTCACCGACAATGAAATTGAGAAAAGCCCTTGGGGCCATGGTGATGGTAGGCCATTTGTCCTGACAATTTACTCATTTGCAACTGGTCTGCTATAAAATGTTTGGAGTTTCTTCTATCTTGATTCCTTGGTAACAATTCTTGTACTGTAATCAAATGTTAAAATAGCATATATTGAATGATAAACCATGTAAGTAGGGACCAATGTCGAGTCACGGATTTTCTGTGCCTCCATTTTGTGTCCATGCATGTAACGCATGtatatcatgatctgaaaaatgtcTGTACCTAAAGAaagttcttttcctttttaattaGTGCATAATTAgtgtttttcttttcaatttagtTGTACAATTGTAACTTTAATAGGCTGTTTGGATAGAAGTAAAGTTGTGTCAGCACGATTTGGGGCAAACAGCTTGTCCATGAATTGTCAAACCATTTATATGTAGGAACCTAGGAAAATGAGGACAAGGTGTCCCGAAAATCTCACTATTAGCGAGGATAATATgtcttttaaaaaacaaaaaactggaATAAACATTGAAGCTAGCTTATCCCTAGTTTGGTGCACATGGGAACACAAGGTCCCATGCACATTGTGTTACATGTGCCAAATTTGCAACCATCCAAGTTCAAGTGCCCCATGTATGCACCTATGGCATCATTGCTCTTCAAGCGCTGAACATGTACCTACATGTATCAATATCCACATGTTATAAGTGTTACATATGTCCCCATCTGTATTAAGCTCCCCATATCTGCCACAGTCCATCTTTACTCCCTGTTCTAGGGTGTTTGACAAACAAGGAACATAATAGCTAGTCGAAGATAGGATGGCCTCGATAGCCTATCCAAGACAGCATGACATAGACTGTGTGTGATGACACAACTTTGCTTGCTTCTGAACAACCCCTAAATTTGATTCCTTAATATGATAGGCAGACACTAACCTTCGGCTCCGATCCAACCATGAGTTAATCTGGTCATCTGCCTCTTGATGTGCATAGTTCCCTAGGGGGAatgtgctttatatatatatatatatatatatatatatatatatatatatatatatatatatatatatatatatatatatatatatcacagaaTGCACCTCATTCTACCTGTGATTTGCTTTTTACTACTCACTTTGTTTATAGTTTCATTTTCTTATCAGTCGTATTTCCTATACAATCTGGATGGAATAAATGCTGGATTGATGTCATGAATTTTCATATTCTTAAGAGTATATATCTGTGCAGTCGTTCTCTATTTGCTGTTAAAAATTTTCTTCTTGCCTTGCACTTCAGGTAGCGAAAGAGGCTCAAAGCTGTTTAGTGAACCAAACACAGCACCACCAATTGAAGTACCTGAACTATCTTTAGAGGAACTAATAGAAAAGACTGACAACTTTTCATCAACGTCGTTGATTGGTGAAGGGTCTTATGGTAGAGTATATTATGCAGCCTTAGACGGTGAAAAAGCTGTGGCAATAAAAAAGCTTGATGTTACAGCTGAGCCTGTGTCCAATGATGAGTTTTTGACCCAGGTGTGTGCAAATTTCACAATGTAATCTTAGCCATCAAATCTCTTTGGCTGCAACCAAACTTGTGATATTGGATAAAAGAATTGAGTACTCATTTCATTGGTATTTGTGTCATGCTTTAGCTTTTGGTTTTGGTCGCCCAAATCTTACCATGCAGATCTTCCTGACTCCAGGTTTCAAAGGTCTCCAGATTGAAACATGAAAATTTTGTTCAGTTGCTGGGTTACTGTGTTGAAGGAAATGTCCGCGTGCTATCGCATGAGTTTGCAACCGTGGGTTCTCTGCATGACATTTTGCATGGTATGATGTTTATACAGTGAGTTTTTTCTCATTGTGTTCAGAATGCCTGCACTACTTGTTCATCGGAATGATTTAATTACATGTCAGCTCTGGTTATGAGTTTTTCCTTGTAACTGCAGGTAGGAAAGGAGTTCAAGGTGCACAACCTGGCCCAACCCTTGATTGGATGCAGAGAGTGAGAattgctgttgatgcagcaaggGGATTGGAGTACCTGCACGAGAAGGTTCAACCTTCTATAATACACAGGGACATAAGATCAAGCAATGTGCTCCTGTTTGAGGACTTCAAAGCCAAAATTGCAGATTTTAACCTTTCTAATCAGGCTCCTGACATGGCTGCCCGTCTTCATTCTACCAGAGTCTTGGGAACCTTCGGTTATCATGCACCAGAGTAAGGTTTCATGAACTTAAACAGTATTCATTGCTGCATCTCCCAATACTTATTTTCTTTCATTACGGTTTGAGCCCATAGCTTTACGGTAGACAGGGTgtgattaataataataatgacgacgacgatgatgatgatgattcaggTATGCCATGACTGGTCAGTTGACACAGAAAAGTGACGTGTATAGCTTTGGTGTCGTTCTTCTGGAGCTTCTGACTGGCAGGAAACCTGTGGATCATACAATGCCACGAGGGCAGCAGAGTCTCGTTACTTGGGTGAGATTCAAACCATCAATATTGCTATTTATTATAGTGTCATATTAATTTCTGAGTGTTAAAAGTGATCATCGATGGAAAGTGTTTTGTCTAATATTGCTGATTTTCTTGGTCAGGCAACCCCAAGGCTGAGTGAGGATAAAGTTAAACAATGTGTGGATCCAAAGCTAAAGGGAGAGTATCCGTCAAAAGGAGCTGCGAAGGTTTTCAATCTTTCACTTTcccttcaaaattttcttttcctgGGTGCACGTTACATACTTTGGGCCTGTTTTAGCGCCTGTTGGGGTGGAATTGATCATAGGTCATGCCATTATTGCTGGTTTGGATTCACAGAATCGAATCGGAAATGTAAATTGTTTTGCACTGACAAAACAGCTGTTTGGATACTTGGATTCCACATGGTAATAATTACTATTATCCATGTTCAGATTTCTCTGGCACAAGAAACAGGGTGATAAGAGGATTCCACTTGCTATCCAAGCAGgcatctcatttttggaatcatatttTCTAGATTGAGCATGGAAATTATCATTGGGTAATTGTTATCCATGGAATCTATATGTATCTGAATGCACCCTAAGATCTTCCCTTGTAGAATTCTAGTTGCAAACTAACATCTGCAAACACCAAATGTGAGCACCCCTTGTAATGAAGTGTTAGACAACTGAAAGATCCAGTCTGCTCGTTAGGCAGGTCCCATATGGTGAATGCTCCCCAGCCCAAACATCAGACCATTCTGCTGGGCTTAcactataaaaaaaatgaagagctAAAAGATCATCAAAAGGTCCATTAAGTCATGACAACACATGTGCATGCTTGCATTTGACATTTTGCAGATGTACTTCTGCAAGTATGAGTCATTTTTTCCAATGCATGCAGGCATTTGAATAAGGAATGATGTAGATCTAGGGTTTACTAATTCATATGCCTCTTGGTTATGAGGTCTAACCCATCGCCATGCAAAAAAAGGACTTGTACTACTAACTTATGAAAAGATCCATGGTTGTAAAAGAGGGGATAGCCCCAAGGATACTAACATGATTGAGCCAGCTGTGGGTTCTTTAGGTTAATCTACACCCACCATATGTTAAGAATGTATGAAATCATTCATACTGGGGATCATATTAACAATGACATGTTTGGATGTCCCCAAAGATCCAGGCCGATCCACCCATTTTCCTTCCAAACAAATACAGACCACATTTCAGCAGGCGGAAAGATAGTCTCTCTGAATTCCTCAGAATCCCCGCCACCCCTGACACAGTGGAACGGAAACCCATTGATTCCACTGAAATATCCGTGCTGCTTGTGATTTGAGGTACATCCATGGTTTGAAATATTGTTTGGTACGATTTGTTTTTGGACCAAAAGGAAATGAGTCACCACACCGATATGTAACCGACTCAGACCGAATTGGACCAGTTTCAGTCCCCAGGCGAGTCACACTCTGAAACTATTACTTAAATCGATGGGTGCATCCAAAAACTGTCTAATCATGGGTACATCCAAGCACTTGATGAAGTGGTAACTCTGATTAGGAAGTGGGGCCCTTAACCAGTTTGATTTGTAATCAAGTTCATGAATATTGACAGAAATGTGTAGGACTATGTACCCGGTTCAGTAGCTGATGTCATGGTATTTGTTAACTGCAGCTAGCTGCTGTGGCAGCACTATGCGTGCAATACGAATTCGAGTTTCGGCCGAACATGAGCATCGTCGTCAAGGCACTCCAACCTCTCCTCATGCAGAAGCCTTACGCTCCAGCCCCTGCTGTTGCTCCTGAGTCTTAAGACATGAAATCAGCACCCCATTTTTTTTCTCACTTGTATCAAAAGCCGCTGATGTGCATGTCTTGGTTTACATTGCCAGCAGATTAGCTGGTTgatttattattctttttatttatttaaattcaatATGGGATTTGGATGGTCATCTTACATTGCAGATCTCTGATGTACGTGCATTCTTCTTTCTTTGGGTGTAAAGTGGCTAAAATTGATATTGCATGAGTTGAATAGAAAATTTTCGGGCCTATAAAGTGTTCGTTTTCTTCTTTCTTGGGGCCCGTTTGCGGGCAAAAagcctctctttttcttcttcttcttttttttttttttggggcaaGATGATGATGGTCTTTCTGTAAAAttctattttataataaaaatacctaattaatatgatatttacatTACGGTGCCTTTTTATAAAGTTACCTCATAATCTAtgtaattatcattccactaccttctTGCATCTGGGTCAGTGGCTCAAGTGggcatggtgatgtttatttaaaatccactctGGCCACCAGTTGTGTCCCCCTATGTTAGGCCAAGggctcaaaaatcagctccaactgtaatttaggtggaccacataattgaACCAGTGTACATAGCAATGCTTACCTTCCAAATTGTATCCATTAGTGTGGTTCTTGCGAGCCCCACTCATGGGAATGATTTTTGGGTCATAGGCCTAAATTtttgtgtggaatctaatggttggagtggatttcatataattatcacgaTGGCCTTGTAAAAATTAAGGGCGGATGTCTCTCCAACTGTTTCATTTTTAATTTGGTGTAGTCTACTAGAATCATGGGTCAGACTGAATTTTTGTATTTGAGCCTAATATTGGATTAAATATCTAATGgctagagtggattttacataaagtGGTGGCGTCCCATAAAATTCTCAttttaagtatatatatatatatatatatatatatatatatatatatatatatatatatatatatattctcacttATATTTGGCAGGGCCTACCATGTGTGTGCATGAAATCCACAAAACCAAAAGCCAGGCTAGCTAAAGAAAATAGTTGGTAGAATTACAATTGGGCCTAAAAGCTTTGTTCCATTCgtaattcatgtgggccatacatgtaaggcctgtatcatagaccgtactgttccgtatgcttccgcggttCTTTCGGTCAAATtcaggcaaccctcgacctgtatccaacgtttgcgTGCGAttttaagccgagtcctgcataccaaagtcggctcgacccgaaacttgtacccaaGCAACCGTGCCGTCACtgcagttccaatgccgtgactcgcgcaccgattcaATACCCacgctagaagatgtgggcccatgttcatttcgagaaaaacgctACGCGTTGCGAACTTCaaggaaatctctacaacatgtcccatcaattaatcaatcaatgtcaagtacac is drawn from Magnolia sinica isolate HGM2019 chromosome 5, MsV1, whole genome shotgun sequence and contains these coding sequences:
- the LOC131246341 gene encoding PTI1-like tyrosine-protein kinase 3 codes for the protein MRRWLCCIRQPENSYILTDNEIEKSPWGHGDGSERGSKLFSEPNTAPPIEVPELSLEELIEKTDNFSSTSLIGEGSYGRVYYAALDGEKAVAIKKLDVTAEPVSNDEFLTQVSKVSRLKHENFVQLLGYCVEGNVRVLSHEFATVGSLHDILHGRKGVQGAQPGPTLDWMQRVRIAVDAARGLEYLHEKVQPSIIHRDIRSSNVLLFEDFKAKIADFNLSNQAPDMAARLHSTRVLGTFGYHAPEYAMTGQLTQKSDVYSFGVVLLELLTGRKPVDHTMPRGQQSLVTWATPRLSEDKVKQCVDPKLKGEYPSKGAAKLAAVAALCVQYEFEFRPNMSIVVKALQPLLMQKPYAPAPAVAPES